The segment AAAGACATCACAACAATGAACAGAATACTAATATTTTTAATTTTCATCACCCCGACAGTATTGTTTGGACAAGGGAAAGCAATTCCAATAAATGTTACGATTTTTAATGAATCGACAGCTATCCCATTTACAAGGTTTGTTACAACTCCAATTCACCCCGGACTTCAATTAGGGACCGAATTTAATTATAAGGTTAAAGAATATTCCCGACTTTTTCAGACTGCAAACATTAGTTATTTCTATCACAACTACTTGGCACAAGGCATAGGACTCAACACAGAATTGGGATATGAATATCGACTAAAATTTGGACTTGCAATTTCGGGACTTTTGGGAGTGGGATATATGCAGACATTTGCAACTGCCGAAGAATTTACGTTTACAAACGGTCAATATGTAAAAAAAGCTGATAAAGGAAACGCAAGATTATATCCGTCATTTTCTATTAATATTGGCTACTATCTTAAAAAGACAGAAAAAAACAGCCCTAAAATATTTATGCGTTATCAATCTGGGGCTGAGTATCCCTATTCACCTGACTTTATTCCAGTAATGACTCATATCAACTTACATGTTGGCGCTAAATTTTTTATCAAAACAAAGACTAAGAAAAATGAATAAAACTCTATATTTTATCCTTTCTTTATTTTTGCTAAACTCTTGTCATAAAGGCGAAGATATAACTCCTTCATTTTATAACTGCAATTTCGATTTTGCCGACAGTAGTTTTATAAATCCAAACAACAATAAATATCAGTCATTGTTAAACGATATGACTTCCAGTGGCGTAGTTGGGGTTACAATGTCGGTTTTTCATACTCAAACAGGTATATGGATTGGTGCAAGTGGAAAAGCAGATTTACACAATAATGTTGATATGCAATCTTGTAATATCAGCCGAGTTGGTTCCACAGTAAAAATGTTTACTGCTACCACGGTATTGAAACTTATTGAAGAGGGAAAGTTAAATTTGGATGATAAAATTTCATCTTATTTACAAGGAGATGTGATTGATAAAATTGAAAATGCTGACAAAGCAACCATCCGACAACTGCTTCAACATTCAAGTGGCATATATAACTACATCCAAAATTTAAAATTCCAAACTGCTTCCCTGAATGACTTTATTAGAGAATGGAAACCGAACGATTTGTTACAATATGCATATAACCAAAAGGCATACTTTCAACCAGGCGAAGATGTGCGATACTCAAATACAGGTTACATTATGCTCGGAATGTTGATTGAAAAAATCGAGGGTAAACCTTTTTATAAAGTATTTGAAGATAAAATATTCAACCCACTTGGTTTAACAATGACAAAGTTTGCAGCCGAAGACCATATTCCATATGGAACTGTAAGAGGATATATTGATATGTATAGTAATTTGCAAGTTGTAGAAAGCACCTATTTTAGTGGTTGGGATTATTACACGGCAGACGGTGGATTAATTTCAAATCCATACGATTTAAATGTTTTCTTTCGAGCCTTAATGAGTGGTCAAATAATAAGTTCAAATTCTTTGAACGAAATGCTGACTTGGAAAATACCCAAAGAGCCGGACCCTGATTTCTTCCCAATATCTTATGGATTGGGAATTTTTAAAATTGAAACAGATAAAGGAATTGCTTATA is part of the Bacteroidia bacterium genome and harbors:
- a CDS encoding beta-lactamase family protein, whose protein sequence is MNKTLYFILSLFLLNSCHKGEDITPSFYNCNFDFADSSFINPNNNKYQSLLNDMTSSGVVGVTMSVFHTQTGIWIGASGKADLHNNVDMQSCNISRVGSTVKMFTATTVLKLIEEGKLNLDDKISSYLQGDVIDKIENADKATIRQLLQHSSGIYNYIQNLKFQTASLNDFIREWKPNDLLQYAYNQKAYFQPGEDVRYSNTGYIMLGMLIEKIEGKPFYKVFEDKIFNPLGLTMTKFAAEDHIPYGTVRGYIDMYSNLQVVESTYFSGWDYYTADGGLISNPYDLNVFFRALMSGQIISSNSLNEMLTWKIPKEPDPDFFPISYGLGIFKIETDKGIAYMHSGDAVGYYANMLYFPDDNTSVVYAVNSNYGKIDQFVSTKKAIEKIINETKE